The following is a genomic window from Nymphaea colorata isolate Beijing-Zhang1983 chromosome 3, ASM883128v2, whole genome shotgun sequence.
tattattaataaatatattttatattttaaaaatgatttttaaattaaaaaattatttttttaattttaaatgggccGAGTCTATCGGGCCGGGGCGAGACCCGGGCTATTGGGCCGGGCTTACcggccgacccgatgcccacccttgcGGTGTATTAATTAGTTCAATTAAAATGAAGGTATGAGGACCGACCGGTTTTACTATTACTAACATATGAGATAGAAATAACATCCAAGACATCGTGCTGAATTGTCAACAcgaaatattttaaaactccAATTCAGCACGTGACTACAAAAGTAACAAAGAAACTAAAATCTCTATAAACCACACGCAAAGCAAATCCATCCTTTTAGGGCCATCCATTGATGAACAATGAGTCATGGGCGTCTATGATGCATCAACCAAAGATTTTGATAATACCAACATACTACTGAAAAATATGTTAGTGGAATTAAAGGGGTTGCCGCGTCGTCTCCTCGCTCGGTCTGGGTTTGGGAAGGATTATCTCCAGCTGCCTAACCAATTATCtctcttagtttccttattCATCCATAATCTTGTTGCCATGTTTATCCATTTTGTAAGGCAGGGATATTACAATTTATTATTTGGTCCTTTCTAGAAATTTATTATTTGGTCCAAAGCATATTCGTATATCTAAAAGGTAGAGGCTGCTTCGGAAGATCTGACTGTTTGTAATTTGGCGGTCAATTTGGACTATCAGGAATGATATTCTTTATAGGAATGCAACATACGATCGTTCGGCCATTGCATCCTTGGTTTGGAGTGAAGTCTCTCTCATCGTAGAGCTAGCCACCTTCAggatttgatgaatttgtttcGACCTTCCATCGTTTCTAGTTTCTACTTTTCTAGTTTCTACTTAATTTCTGTTTTGAAGTTTGTTATTCCCCTCTCAACACTCATTGCGAGCTGGTGTATCTTTGTACATTGGCCTCCTTAATTAAGTTCgttttcagctctctctctctactgctGATGTTTTCACCAATGCGGGGACCTGCAAGAAACTGGAACATTAGCTATACGGAAGCACTAAGAATACCATAATAGATTCAAATGCCCCATAAAGAAAGTTTTTTCTAGAGGGCTCTACACTTGTGTAGCGTAATTAGTTCGAGCCCATATTTCTACATGTTTATGCCGAAGATAttctaaacaaaaacaaaaaagtaaattaaacaaTTAGAAAAATGGATCGCCGAAGCACCTAgcatttccctctttttttctcgACTCGCAAGCTGGGGCTAGGCAGCTGCGGGTCTCAAGCAAGAGATATGTAAATTGCATATCATCTCTATAGAGAAACCAATTCAGCAGCTTAAAGAAACTGATCGATAAtaagttttgacttttgaagTTTGCTTGTTTAAACGCCTCAACTTAACTTTTATAATCATGCCTTACCAGAAGAGAAACCATTTGGTATAGAGAGAAAAATTGTGAAAAGCAGTGAAGGGAAAAATCAAGGATATGCTGAAGcactatatataaataaaaccGAGGATAATCCATGACATATATCATGCAACTACTACTCGCGTCACTTCTCCTAAGTTGAGCAACCGAAAGGTAAACAGAACAGTAAACTAGAAAAAATAGTTCAAATGCAAGCGTCTGTGGCAAGGGGCTTTAGCAGAAAGTTGGAAACCGGGAAAAAACAGTCTATcgtttcaagatttttttttttttttgttggatcttTGTGaaactaattttaaaatttgtctgCGCAGATTAACTTTAGCTAGCTGTCCATGTAAAATTATTGccaatttaaaattaaatacataaatttgtgatgaaatataaaaaaaaaaattgtttcaaacATATTCTTGCATTCACTAAACTCTCATGCTTCCAGCGACATACGTTCTATCATAAATGAAGCAGAATCTCTCAAAAGGATCATGAATGCTACTAACATAAAATAGTTGAAAAACTTGGTGAGGAGGTTTGTTCGACCCCTATGAatcaaaatagagaaaatgAATATGTCAAAACCAAAGCATAGTTGATTGTCTTTTTCCAAAATCTCATGACATTTCCAAAGGCAAAAACTTGGTGGCGCACAGAGTTAAAAGACCTGGCAGGTAATTCTATTCAGCGTATGATTTCCGGTGAGATTGATTTTGAGAGGATGTCCTTGGAAAACTTGGAAAGGAAGAGGAACTATTATGCAATATAGCCAATAAGTTAAGGACCTTCAtgaaaaatccatttttttaacCCTTCATAACATCTCTGTCTTTCTATAAAGCACCATTAATGAATATTAACCCCTTCCCATTCCACAAAGCACTAAAGTTTATTTCAATGTCTCTTACTCTCTTTAATCAATTTAGCACTCCACCCcttcttaaaatctctctctctctcactctttctatAATTAATTTAGTTAACTTTGTAACTCTCACACACACTTTTTTGTCTTTCCATTTATGcgtattattttttctttttggctccGTCGAAACCTCTGATTCCTGACTTTCAAAAGAAACTCTGCCACAAAATCAggtatattttttcttgttatgacaaaaaaattctCTGTGGTATTTCATTGCAGAAACTTATCCCACATGAGTCTCATGCGGATAACTTATCTCTATCTTGAAGGTACCTAAGGCGCCGTTTGATTGTCGGGGGAAAGACTGTGCAGCAGGTGAAATCGGGAAAAAACGTACGTTTTCAACCGGTGTTATCAAACGCCGTTAACTTTTCCTCGGTAAAAAATGAAATCCAGGGTAAACTTCTCcgggaaaaaagtcggaccccgTTGAGGGCTTGCTCGACTCCTCCTTCGACTCTCTGCCTTCTTCTTCGACCGCTCGCCCGACCGCTCGCCGTGCGCCACTGCCGCCACTCTGCATCCAGCCATTGCCGTGGTCCTTCGGAAGTTGAGGTACgccaacctctctctccctattgtgcgttctttctttttctattcgtCGCCGTGGTCCTTCAAATGGTCTgtacattttattttctgtttttcccttCATGCGGCTTCATGGGGAGCCTCGCAAGTTGAGGTCTTTAAGCAGTGTTTTGATATTGTTCTTGGTTGGTGGCTCGTGATGATCCATGTCTTCAAATGAGTCTCTTGATAATCGTTTCTCGGTGTAGAACCAAGCTTCTGTCAAATGAAAAAGGGCCGAGGGCAAGGGCAAGAACGTAGGGAAGGGGAGCTTCACGAGAGTGAAAAGCCGGTGACAGATCGAAAATGTCGACAGCGAGATGAGCTTCGGGGGAGCGTGATTTTTTAGTTTTCGTGGGAGGAGTGCTAGGTTTTCCTAACGCAGAGACATACTTCGTTAGAAAATGTGATAGGGATTGCAGAACTACAAGGCAACTATAACGTAGTTGATTTGATTCGATATTAAGTTTATTTCTTTGTCTGTGAACAATGTTTTGAAATTTGCAACTGTGAGTGCAACTTTCCTGAGCATTTAATCATGAATGTTTTAAGTGAGCACTGTCTCGAGCAATCTGAATCAATGTATGCCAATATTCGTTGATTTTTGGAATGCATGTAGTGCCTTTGTGTGGTAGGAACACAATTAATTTTTATCTCAAGCTTTTGTCTTTGATCTGAAAATGGGCCTGTACCCAAataaaactttagaaaaaacTCAAGTTTCAATGTATGGGAAGTGCTTGTTGGAGTTTCTGTTGAGGAAACTACTGTTTAGAAACTGTAGTTTGGCCTGCTGTTCATTACACTGTATCTCGCGATGTCCCTGTATGCAAAGTAAATTCATCCTTAGACCAAGAACAAGTGAGCAGGGGAGtacaacaaagagaaaatgcaTCTAAGCAACAAGTTTCTGTAACTAGCATAGTGAGATGGACTGTGGTCTGCCTTGCCATTTATACATATTGACAGCATCTTatgtttcttccttttataAATGTATTTCAGATGAAGAGATTGGTTGGCAATAAAGGCTGCTACTAGGCACCAAGAACCTTAGTAATCAGCTTAGAATCCAACTAGGAAATGAACCCCAAAATATGAATTAACGTGGACCTGTTGAAAAGCTTTCTGCAGTTCACTGTAAAGACAAAATTCAGAACACAAATGGACAGGATCTAGCTTGGCAACATTCTATAGAACAGAAAAGTTTGAACAATTGGCAAACGAGCCCTGGTCATTGTAAACTGAACAAGCACCTAATACAGACCAGGTTTGTTAGGAAAACTGCACAAAGGGCCAATATACGAAGCATGGTTGCAACTTTAGCAAATTGATCAGTTAGTCCATGTGAACTTGAGTTATTTCATCTCTATTCTTAACATTGACGTCAGTCTGCTGTTCTAgatcacttttctttttatagcGAATGTATAAGAGTCAAGCTTTTCAATTGGTtaattagtttttgttttcaacttcTTCGAAGTGCAACTTCCAACTAGCTTGAATTTTTTACCACCTACATCCATACCGATGGTGGCCCTGTTTTGTCCTGCTGATGTGATTTTCAACTTCCATCCATCAGGAATCAATAATTTTGATATTCTGCGATATCTTTTGGTCACTCAAATCGACGGGCAAATGAAGTACCTGAAGTTGCGGAGGTAGAGAAGATTGTGcgatcctaaaattgttaaTGGGATCAATAGGGATGTGTCTGGCAGCCTCACTTCCCACATATGAAGCTGTTTATGCAGAACCCACAATGTAATCGAACACCATGGATTGTCTGACCTCAAATCCAAGGATTTGAGATTCCctgaaaatggtctgtacccgtaCTCACACCTGCACCggtacccgtaccagcacctgtaaccgtacctatgtgacataggtttagGCGTTTAGGTCAATTGTTGTCATCACACTGCAAACAAACAAActtcaaaagtcaaaacttgTTATCGATCAGTTTCTTTAAGCTGCTGAATTTGTTTCTCTATAGAGATGATATGCAATTTACATATCTCTTTGTTTGAGACCTGCAGCTGCCTAGCCCCAGCTTGCGAGTCGGAAACAAAGGGGGGGAAATGCTAGGTGCTTCGGCGATCTATTGTTCTAAttgtttagttatttttttgttttcatttagaATATCTTCGGCATAAACATGTAGAAATATGGGCTCGAACTAATTACGCTACACAAGTGTAGAGCCCTCTAGAAAAAAGCTTTCTTTATGGCGCGTTTGAATCTATTATGGTATTCTTAGTGCTTCCGTATAGCTAATGTTCCAGTTTCTTGCAATtacatttttccatttcttggAATGCATAATAAGCATGCTGGAAGATGGGTTTGACATAGATTTTGTCATGGAAGCATGCATGGAAAaagcacttttcttttttgtgtctACTGATATAAGGTCATTCTAAAGGTTTTCTTGCAATTCAGGGGAATTGAtgccaaatttttgtttctctatGCAGATACACGTGAAAGCAGGGCAAGTTAATAATTTGAGATGGGTTTGGTATCTCAGAATGCTCTATCTAGGAAGCGGTCAAGTGACAATAATCAAGCTAACCTCAATCAAGATAATGCTGGAGAAACTGGTGATGCTTCTGCAGATCCAAAAAGtcaaagaaggaaacaaaaacGTGATGCTTCTGCCAAAAAGAAGGAACATAAAGTTGCCAGTGAGATGCaggagatgaagaagctggAGGGCTTCCTGTTTGGCCCTCTTCATTCTTCTGTTGGATTTGGTAAAGAGGCGGCAAAAGATACAGGAGAAGATATGAATGAGGATGGTGTTTTTTTGTCTAAAGATTGGTCATCTGCTACTGATGTTATTCTTCATGAGGGTAATATTCTTCATGAGGATAATGAGGTAGACAGGGAAGCTTCCATGAGTGATGAAGAGAGAGAGCCACACGAGACAAGGAAACCTGTATGGATTGATGAAGAAGAACAAGTAGCGAAAATCAACATAGCCAAAACCAACAGGCTAAGAAAATTAAGGGGAGAAGAAGGTGAGATATTGGTCAGTGGAGCTGATTATGTTGCAAGATTAAGGTCACAGCATCTTAAGCTGAACCCCAAAACTGAGTGGGCGGAGCTTGGGTGGAGGTCTGAGAgagatgcttttgatgacgaatcagatgaagagaatgaatcaGTCCGAGCTCAAGGTCATGGTGCCAATGGCAACAACATCCTTTTGTCGAGTGAGGATGCAGTAGTAAGGAGCACAACAAAATTATTGCCTGGGCTCCTTGAGTTCTCAAGATTGATAGATGGCAATGCAGAGGACCCTTCAAATGGCCCCATTACATCAGTTGAGTTCCACAGGAATGCCCAGTTGTTGCTTACAGCTGGACTTGATAAAAAGCTTAGATTCTTTCAGATCGATGGAAAGAGAAACACTaagatacaaagcatttttCTTGAGGATTGTCCCATTCGTAAAGCTTCATTCTTGCCTGATGGATCACAGGCCATCATCAGTGgaagaaggaaatttttttacagTTTAGATATAGTAAACGCCAAGGTTGACAGAGTAGGCCCATTGATGGGCAGAGAAGAGAAGAGCTTGGAATCGTTTGAAGTATCCCCTGATTCTAGTACTATTGCATTTACCGGCAACGAGGGATATATTCTTTTAGTCTCTTCTAAATCTAAGCAGCTAATTGGAACTCTAAAAATGAATGGAACTGCCCGATCCTTGGCATTTGCTAATGATGGACACCAGCTGTTGAGCTCGGGTGGAGATGGGCATATCTACTCTTGGGACCTTAGGACAAGAAAATGCTTCCACAAGGGCATTGATGATGGTTGCATTAATAGCTCTGCTTTGAGTGTTTCAAAAGATAGTACTGTCTTTGCTGCAGGTTCGGATAGTGGAATTGTTAATGTTTATAACCGGGATGAGTTTCTTGGAGGCAAAAGAAAACCAATGAAAGC
Proteins encoded in this region:
- the LOC116251626 gene encoding U3 small nucleolar RNA-associated protein 18 homolog, whose translation is MGLVSQNALSRKRSSDNNQANLNQDNAGETGDASADPKSQRRKQKRDASAKKKEHKVASEMQEMKKLEGFLFGPLHSSVGFGKEAAKDTGEDMNEDGVFLSKDWSSATDVILHEGNILHEDNEVDREASMSDEEREPHETRKPVWIDEEEQVAKINIAKTNRLRKLRGEEGEILVSGADYVARLRSQHLKLNPKTEWAELGWRSERDAFDDESDEENESVRAQGHGANGNNILLSSEDAVVRSTTKLLPGLLEFSRLIDGNAEDPSNGPITSVEFHRNAQLLLTAGLDKKLRFFQIDGKRNTKIQSIFLEDCPIRKASFLPDGSQAIISGRRKFFYSLDIVNAKVDRVGPLMGREEKSLESFEVSPDSSTIAFTGNEGYILLVSSKSKQLIGTLKMNGTARSLAFANDGHQLLSSGGDGHIYSWDLRTRKCFHKGIDDGCINSSALSVSKDSTVFAAGSDSGIVNVYNRDEFLGGKRKPMKALTNLTTKVDGLQFNHDGQILATFSSMKRDSVKLVHVPSLSVFSNWPPLKHNLQNVQCLDFSPRGGLMVLGNAAGKVLLYKLHHYEHA